The Mercurialis annua linkage group LG2, ddMerAnnu1.2, whole genome shotgun sequence genome contains a region encoding:
- the LOC126668425 gene encoding uncharacterized protein LOC126668425, translating into MLCRVFPATLKGSAQKWYLGLKSNTIGTFAELATAFKARFRTNIPLQKNSSDLRKCQQGESETLKNFVDRFNKEAVQIEHLNHDTAIEAMKMGTRYERLRDKILMKKPSTFQELMAIAHKYVELDEARRTLTKQYEEDKPEKYRSRGGDDRTQRFGRGNKPFDFTPLNIAPVEIFSWMKNNSVMYNTPRKLHPDKERDKSKYCRFHEGYGHDTDRCWDLKREIEQLIQSGVLKKFVRTEGNA; encoded by the coding sequence ATGTTGTGCAGAGTATTCCCTGCCACACTCAAGGGATCGGCGCAGAAGTGGTACCTCGGACTGAAGTCCAATACCATCGGGACGTTTGCGGAACTGGCGACAGCATTCAAAGCGCGTTTTCGCACAAACATCCCTCTGCAAAAGAACTCAAGTGATCTGCGAAAGTGCCAACAAGGTGAAAGCGAGACGTTGAAGAACTTCGTGGACAGATTCAATAAAGAAGCCGTCCAGATAGAGCACCTAAACCATGATACAGCCATAGAAGCTATGAAGATGGGAACAAGGTATGAACGACTGAGGGACAAGATCCTAATGAAAAAGCCTTCCACTTTCCAAGAGTTAATGGCAATAGCACATAAGTACGTAGAGCTGGATGAAGCAAGAAGAACGCTGACAAAACAATACGAGGAAGACAAACCAGAGAAATACCGCAGTAGAGGAGGAGATGATAGAACGCAGAGATTCGGAAGAGGAAATAAGCCGTTTGACTTTACGCCTTTGAACATAGCACCTGTAGAAATATTCAGCTGGATGAAGAACAATAGCGTCATGTACAACACACCCAGAAAGCTGCATCCAGACAAAGAGAGAGACAAGAGCAAGTATTGTAGATTCCACGAAGGATATGGCCATGACACAGATAGATGTTGGGACCTGAAACGGGAGATAGAACAGCTGATCCAGTCTGGAGTATTGAAGAAGTTCGTACGCACGGAAGGAAACGCATAA
- the LOC126668424 gene encoding uncharacterized protein LOC126668424, translating to MKLNPEKCAFGIKAGKFLGYLVSQRGIEANPEKIQAILDMVAPQSIREVQKLNGRVTALGRFVSSSAKRCPPFFKQLRNMKKFEWNEECQKAFEELKVFLTSPPLLSRPKAGEVLYLYLSTGKETIASVLVRDEEEEQLPIYYSSRTLKGAELNYPTIDNLALMVVVAAKKLRPYFQGHTVIIRNNQPLRKALQRPETSGRMVSWSVQLGEHDIRYEPRKTLKAQALSDFVIEMTEKPDTEEPREAVTWNLYVDGASNDLGAGAGVVGRTDGNNNRVCKYEALITGLSIVKAMKTEVLRVHRNSQLVTGRIGGQFQAKEANMARYMEKAKELLNDIERFGGEWEICPIPREENAPADAIAQAAAAKNQYFMEMKMKEERSASSVEAEEEVLPIEEVDTWMQKLLAYLTEGTLPEQTAEAAKVVRQSASYSVLEGVLYRASATHPWSRCLTKTEGLYVLQVIHEGICGAHEASAALVRKASLQGFYWLSMKKDAEELVLKCDKCQKFGAVIRTPASEQHPIGSPWPFMTWSVDILGPFPQRGDK from the exons ATGAAGTTGAATCCGGAGAAGTGCGCGTTTGGCATTAAGGCCGGGAAGTTCCTGGGGTACTTAGTGAGTCAGAGAGGCATAGAGGCGAACCCAGAAAAGATTCAAGCCATCCTAGACATGGTGGCACCACAAAGCATCAGAGAAGTCCAGAAATTGAACGGAAGAGTGACAGCGTTGGGGCGATTTGTTTCTTCATCTGCGAAGAGATGTCCCCCCTTTTTCAAACAACTGCGCAACATGAAAAAATTCGAATGGAATGAGGAATGTCAGAAAGCTTTCGAAGAATTGAAGGTCTTTTTAACCAGCCCGCCGTTACTAAGTCGGCCAAAGGCGGGAGAAGTTTTATACTTGTACCTATCAACAGGTAAAGAAACGATCGCGTCGGTACTAGTAagagatgaagaagaagagcagTTGCCCATTTACTACTCCAGCAGGACGTTGAAAGGCGCAGAGTTAAATTACCCAACAATTGACAATTTGGCATTGATGGTGGTAGTAGCAGCAAAGAAGTTAAGGCCATATTTTCAAGGGCATACAGTCATTATACGCAATAACCAACCTCTGAGGAAGGCATTGCAGAGACCGGAAACTTCAGGAAGGATGGTTagctggtccgtccagttgggGGAACATGATATACGATATGAGCCGAGGAAAACATTAAAGGCACAAGCACTCTCAGACTTTGTAATAGAGATGACGGAGAAACCAGACACCGAAGAACCCAGAGAAGCAGTTACTTGGAATCTCTACGTAGATGGAGCGTCCAATGACCTCGGAGCTGGAGCAGGTGTTGTTGGAAGGACCGATGGGAATAACAATCGAGTATGCA AATATGAAGCTCTCATAACAGGATTGTCAATTGTGAAAGCAATGAAAACCGAAGTCCTACGAGTCCATAGAAATTCCCAGTTAGTCACAGGACGAATAGGAGGACAGTTCCAAGCAAAAGAGGCAAATATGGCAAGATATATGGAGAAAGCAAAAGAGCTCTTGAATGACATAGAGAGATTCGGAGGAGAATGGGAGATCTGCCCCATACCCAGAGAAGAGAATGCACCCGCAGATGCAATCGCCCAAGCAGCGGCCGCAAAGAACCAGTATTTCATGGAGATGAAAATGAAAGAAGAGCGCTCCGCTTCTTCCGTAGAGGCAGAGGAGGAAGTGCTACCTATTGAAGAAGTAGATACCTGGATGCAGAAACTATTGGCATACCTAACAGAAGGCACTCTCCCAGAACAAACAGCTGAAGCAGCAAAAGTAGTTCGACAGTCAGCATCGTACTCAGTCCTAGAAGGAGTACTTTACAGGGCATCAGCTACGCACCCATGGTCTCGATGCCTGACGAAGACAGAGGGCCTATATGTTCTGCAGGTGATTCATGAGGGGATCTGCGGGGCCCATGAGGCATCAGCAGCCCTAGTTAGGAAAGCATCCTTACAAGGTTTCTACTGGCTATCCATGAAGAAAGACGCAGAAGAACTAGTACTTAAATGTGATAAGTGTCAGAAGTTCGGCGCAGTAATACGAACACCAGCATCTGAGCAACACCCCATCGGTAGTCCATGGCCGTTCATGACCTGGAGCGTAGACATACTAGGACCTTTCCCCCAGCGAGGGGACAAGTAA